The following proteins come from a genomic window of Chryseobacterium glaciei:
- a CDS encoding trigger factor: MKVTAQNHDDVSSLLTVTLEKSDYKEKVEKQLINYAKNAQVPGFRKGKVPLSMVKKQYEAGIAFEEINKQVSDALNGYVNDNKLRLVGQPVPQPVNQLDYNADKIEVAFEVGYEPEFSIDLAKYEAPHYKVEASEKEINKSIENMQKRFAEQVPQDKITKDSYIALEISQVVEEGAEGEHHHQPKNVTITAENKEAFKLVKALKMDGSVKVSKETLAGDEELAKELGFSKEEAEHLHHNEIEVKVKDFYSLNLAELNQELFDKVYGADTIKSEDELKAKVKSELDEYFQQNADVHFVNKVLEQITEKEEVKLPETFLVKWLVFSNQNIQSEEQAKEILESEKKQLSYQIIEGKLMSDNEIQLDYADVLAQAEQLVRNQLAIYGIHHLGDEEIQKYAVEMLKDQEQVRQISSEVAMTKLKDVILEKASKKETAISHDEFLEELKK; this comes from the coding sequence ATGAAGGTTACCGCACAAAACCATGATGATGTAAGTTCATTGCTTACAGTGACATTGGAAAAATCTGACTACAAAGAAAAAGTAGAGAAGCAGTTGATTAATTATGCTAAAAATGCGCAAGTTCCTGGATTCAGAAAGGGGAAAGTGCCTTTGAGTATGGTTAAAAAACAATATGAAGCAGGTATTGCATTCGAAGAAATCAACAAACAAGTTTCTGACGCTTTAAACGGCTATGTTAATGATAACAAATTAAGATTAGTTGGACAGCCTGTACCTCAGCCAGTAAACCAATTAGATTACAATGCTGATAAAATAGAAGTTGCTTTTGAAGTAGGGTACGAGCCTGAATTCTCAATAGATCTAGCTAAATATGAAGCACCTCACTACAAAGTAGAAGCTTCTGAAAAAGAAATCAACAAGAGCATTGAAAACATGCAGAAGCGTTTCGCTGAGCAGGTTCCTCAAGATAAAATCACTAAAGATTCTTACATCGCTTTAGAAATTTCTCAAGTTGTGGAAGAAGGTGCTGAAGGTGAGCACCACCACCAACCAAAGAATGTTACCATTACAGCTGAAAACAAAGAAGCTTTCAAATTGGTAAAAGCTTTGAAAATGGACGGATCTGTAAAGGTTTCTAAAGAAACTCTTGCTGGTGACGAAGAATTAGCTAAAGAATTAGGATTCAGCAAAGAAGAAGCTGAGCACTTACACCACAACGAAATTGAGGTTAAAGTAAAAGATTTCTATTCTTTAAACTTGGCTGAGCTTAACCAAGAGCTTTTCGATAAAGTTTACGGAGCTGATACGATCAAGTCTGAAGATGAGCTTAAAGCTAAAGTGAAGTCTGAATTAGACGAATATTTCCAACAAAATGCTGATGTACACTTTGTAAACAAAGTATTAGAGCAAATTACAGAGAAAGAAGAAGTAAAACTTCCTGAAACTTTCTTGGTAAAATGGTTGGTATTCTCTAACCAGAACATCCAGTCTGAAGAGCAGGCTAAAGAGATTCTTGAATCTGAGAAAAAACAATTAAGCTACCAGATCATCGAGGGTAAATTGATGTCTGATAACGAAATTCAGTTGGATTATGCTGATGTTTTAGCACAAGCTGAGCAATTAGTAAGAAACCAATTGGCTATCTACGGAATTCACCACCTAGGAGACGAGGAGATCCAAAAATATGCTGTTGAAATGTTGAAAGACCAAGAGCAGGTAAGACAAATCTCTTCTGAAGTTGCAATGACTAAATTGAAAGATGTAATTCTTGAAAAAGCATCTAAAAAAGAAACTGCAATCTCTCACGACGAGTTTTTAGAAGAACTTAAAAAATAA
- a CDS encoding porin family protein, with protein sequence MKKAFIILLLFFIYSVSYAQLEENNKNDLSSTDNNTVSWGIKAGINMYNLYGKERDYIFADQKTSYQPGFHIGGFVDTRINEKLGLRHELIFSQRKAGVHVSDSINGIYKSTLTMYYIDVVPANLTYQLSKNIQVYAGPYVSALIAANIKRKDENGNTFRDKSIYGDPSNDEKESHYLQKFDFGVNIGAQYQIKQNLAVELKYTHGFLDLFQYANSYTNEDSKHNKIKIFNRGFMASVAYSFK encoded by the coding sequence ATGAAAAAAGCATTCATCATACTCCTATTATTTTTCATCTATTCGGTTTCGTATGCTCAGCTAGAAGAAAATAACAAAAATGATCTTTCCTCTACTGATAACAATACAGTTTCATGGGGAATAAAAGCAGGCATCAATATGTACAATCTATACGGAAAAGAAAGAGATTACATTTTTGCCGATCAGAAAACATCTTATCAACCAGGCTTTCATATCGGAGGTTTTGTAGACACCCGAATTAATGAAAAATTAGGACTTCGACATGAATTAATCTTTAGTCAAAGAAAAGCTGGCGTTCATGTTAGCGATTCTATTAACGGAATTTATAAATCTACACTTACGATGTATTATATCGATGTGGTTCCTGCCAACCTTACGTATCAATTATCAAAAAATATTCAGGTATATGCCGGACCTTATGTAAGTGCGTTGATAGCCGCCAATATTAAACGAAAAGATGAAAACGGAAATACTTTTAGAGACAAAAGTATTTATGGAGATCCTTCCAACGACGAAAAAGAAAGTCATTATCTTCAAAAATTTGATTTTGGGGTGAATATTGGTGCGCAATATCAGATCAAACAAAACTTAGCAGTCGAATTAAAATATACCCACGGATTCCTAGATCTATTTCAATACGCCAATAGCTATACCAATGAAGATTCCAAACATAATAAAATAAAAATCTTTAATAGAGGTTTTATGGCTTCTGTAGCATATAGTTTTAAGTAA
- a CDS encoding TolC family protein, with amino-acid sequence MKKYIKSFFGIIILGSISSLHAQIIDTAFAKQPLDYPTYLSLVGKNNLAYSAEKFNLNIADAEIQTAGIFPNPELGFGWADNGQRRMNMGYGFNSELTWTLELGGKRKARIDVAKNQKELAHLLLDDYFRNLRADATLAFLSGIQNRLLLEVQSSSYQQMKQLAESDNIRFKLGAISEVDARQSKLEAGTMLNDVFAAEAKWKASLSNLSLLLGRSQNDAFIDPKGDFSDFDRDFSLQELILTAQNNRSDLKVALQNKSIASSVLKLAKANRAIDLGLSLGASYASYVRNAIAPTPSTTGINVGVSIPLKFSNNRPGELLAAKYTLQQSEQQYKQTELEIQSEVTQAYFTYIAAQKQVKQFNTGLLKEAKTILDGKIYSYKRGESSILELLTAQKTYNEVQQNYHEVNYEFAAALVELERTAGIWDINF; translated from the coding sequence ATGAAAAAATATATAAAATCATTTTTCGGTATCATAATCTTAGGTTCAATATCTAGTTTACATGCTCAAATTATTGATACTGCTTTTGCCAAGCAACCTTTAGACTATCCCACTTATTTGAGTCTTGTGGGTAAAAATAATCTGGCGTATTCAGCAGAGAAATTTAATTTGAATATCGCTGATGCAGAAATACAGACGGCCGGTATATTTCCTAATCCTGAATTGGGTTTCGGATGGGCAGATAACGGACAGAGAAGAATGAATATGGGCTATGGATTTAACTCTGAACTAACTTGGACGCTCGAACTTGGCGGAAAAAGAAAAGCCCGAATAGATGTTGCCAAAAATCAAAAAGAATTGGCTCACTTACTATTGGATGATTATTTCCGAAATCTGCGTGCTGATGCTACGCTCGCTTTTTTATCAGGAATCCAAAACCGTTTGCTGTTGGAGGTTCAATCTTCCTCTTATCAACAGATGAAACAATTGGCTGAATCGGATAACATCCGTTTTAAGTTGGGTGCTATTTCAGAAGTTGATGCCCGCCAAAGTAAATTAGAAGCCGGAACAATGCTTAATGATGTATTTGCAGCAGAAGCAAAATGGAAAGCATCTTTGTCAAATCTCTCTTTACTGCTAGGAAGATCTCAAAATGATGCTTTCATTGATCCCAAAGGTGATTTTTCAGATTTCGATCGTGACTTTTCTCTGCAGGAACTTATTCTTACCGCTCAAAATAACAGGTCAGACCTTAAAGTAGCTTTACAAAATAAAAGTATTGCCAGCAGCGTATTAAAATTAGCCAAGGCCAACAGAGCCATAGATCTTGGATTATCATTAGGGGCAAGTTATGCATCATATGTTCGTAATGCCATTGCGCCTACTCCATCTACAACAGGTATTAATGTCGGTGTAAGTATTCCGTTGAAGTTCTCTAATAACAGACCTGGAGAATTATTGGCTGCAAAATATACGTTGCAACAATCAGAACAACAATACAAACAAACCGAGTTGGAAATTCAAAGTGAAGTAACGCAAGCTTATTTTACTTATATCGCTGCTCAAAAACAGGTTAAACAGTTTAATACAGGATTATTAAAAGAAGCAAAAACAATTCTGGACGGCAAAATTTATAGCTACAAAAGAGGCGAATCTTCCATTTTGGAATTATTAACTGCCCAAAAGACTTATAATGAAGTCCAGCAAAACTACCACGAAGTGAATTACGAGTTTGCCGCAGCCTTAGTAGAATTAGAAAGAACAGCCGGAATCTGGGATATTAATTTTTAA
- a CDS encoding efflux RND transporter permease subunit, with translation MNKLINTSIKKRMVMATLFLLLGFFGYYSWKQLSVEAYPDIADVTSQVVTQVPGLAAEEVEQQITIPVERALNGLPGMHVMRSKSTFGLSMITIVFDDGIDDYFARARITERLGDVELPYGAVPGLDPLTSPVGEVYRYIIESDHHDLRQLTDLQNFTIIPRIKQVSGVADVTNFGGITTQFQIEVDPRKLEQYNLSLDKVIATIEENNVNAGGSVLPRGDLGYVIRGIGLVKNLEDLGKIVVKTEQGVPIFLNDIGKLKYGNLERKGALGYSDRKRNYSESIEGIVLLLKGQNPSVVLEGVHQAIKDLNNGELPEGVKIHAFLDRTDLVKTTLDTVSHTLLEGVALVIVILIIFLGSWRGALLVAITIPLSLLIAFILMHFTNIPANLLSLGAIDFGIIVDGAIVMMEAILKKKEKKPEEELKEKSIANIAAEVAKPIFFATIIIITAYLPLFAFERVEKKLFTPMAFTVGYALLGALGVALLLIPGLAYMIYRKPQKIYHNKWLEKLTNIYYSRIQKIMSQPKKVFIPLGIILSLTAALSYFVGKDFLPPLDEGSIWLQVQLPSGISVEKSKELSDTLRARTMKHKEVTYIMVQAGRNDDGTDPWTASHFEVSVGIKPYKDWPAGKTKNDLIEELSQEYKKLPGYSVGFSQPMIDGVMDKISGAHSELVVKIYGADFKETRRISDDVMKTLKKVPGAVDLAIDQEPPLPQLQIHANREKIAQYGLNVSKVAELIEVAIGGKAVSQIFIGNKVYDIICRYNDDSRNTPDKIANLMLTSETGAKIPLSQVADIKLSTGESTITREMNKRHLTVKLNVRNRDLNSLLQEAQSSIEKNVKYDHSKYTISWGGQFENQNRAYTRLAFIVPLALTIMFILLYAAFGEFRQAGLLISIVPLALFGGMLALNIRGMTLNVSSAVGFIALFGVAIQNGVLMISHINHLRKEGIDLLQAVIKGAKDRFRPVLMTATVAILGLFPASLATGIGSDVQRPLATVIVYGLLFSTIITLFALPALYYLIERKWGQNFNTQKD, from the coding sequence ATGAATAAACTTATCAATACTTCGATAAAAAAACGCATGGTTATGGCGACCCTTTTTCTCCTGTTAGGATTTTTTGGATATTACTCTTGGAAACAATTATCGGTTGAGGCCTATCCGGATATTGCAGATGTTACCTCTCAGGTCGTAACGCAGGTTCCCGGATTAGCCGCAGAAGAAGTAGAACAACAGATCACCATTCCTGTAGAACGTGCCTTAAACGGGCTACCGGGAATGCATGTGATGCGTAGCAAAAGTACCTTTGGATTATCAATGATTACCATTGTTTTCGATGATGGTATAGATGATTATTTTGCCAGAGCACGTATTACGGAGAGACTTGGGGATGTAGAACTACCTTATGGCGCCGTGCCAGGTCTTGATCCTCTCACCTCGCCTGTAGGAGAAGTCTACCGGTATATTATAGAAAGTGACCATCATGATCTGCGTCAATTAACAGATCTTCAAAACTTCACAATCATTCCGCGCATCAAACAAGTGTCGGGAGTTGCGGATGTCACTAATTTCGGTGGGATAACAACTCAATTTCAGATTGAAGTTGATCCCAGAAAATTAGAGCAATATAACCTTTCATTAGATAAAGTGATTGCTACCATTGAAGAAAATAATGTCAATGCAGGAGGCAGTGTACTTCCCAGAGGAGATCTGGGATATGTGATCCGAGGAATCGGGCTTGTAAAAAACCTTGAAGATCTTGGGAAAATTGTCGTAAAAACTGAACAGGGCGTTCCTATTTTCCTGAATGACATTGGGAAATTAAAATATGGTAACCTCGAAAGAAAAGGCGCATTAGGCTATAGCGACAGAAAAAGAAATTATTCTGAAAGTATTGAAGGAATTGTTTTGCTTCTTAAAGGACAAAACCCTTCTGTTGTATTGGAAGGTGTTCATCAAGCGATAAAAGATTTGAATAATGGCGAGCTTCCGGAAGGGGTAAAAATACATGCATTCCTAGACAGAACTGATCTTGTAAAAACGACTCTTGACACCGTTTCTCATACCTTATTAGAAGGCGTGGCATTGGTTATTGTGATCTTAATTATCTTTTTAGGAAGCTGGAGAGGTGCTTTATTAGTCGCTATTACCATCCCGCTATCTTTATTAATTGCCTTTATTTTAATGCATTTCACCAATATTCCAGCCAATTTACTTTCATTAGGAGCCATCGATTTTGGGATTATTGTAGATGGAGCGATCGTTATGATGGAAGCTATTTTAAAGAAAAAAGAAAAAAAACCAGAGGAAGAATTAAAGGAAAAAAGCATTGCCAACATCGCTGCAGAGGTAGCAAAACCTATTTTCTTCGCCACCATTATTATCATCACCGCCTATCTTCCATTGTTTGCTTTTGAAAGAGTAGAGAAAAAACTATTTACACCGATGGCTTTTACGGTAGGCTATGCTTTATTGGGCGCATTGGGAGTTGCTTTATTGTTAATTCCGGGATTGGCTTATATGATCTACCGCAAGCCACAGAAAATATACCATAACAAATGGCTCGAAAAATTAACGAATATCTACTACAGCAGGATTCAGAAAATAATGAGTCAGCCCAAAAAAGTATTTATTCCATTAGGGATTATCTTATCGTTAACGGCAGCATTAAGCTATTTTGTGGGCAAAGATTTCTTGCCTCCTTTAGATGAAGGTTCCATTTGGCTGCAGGTACAATTGCCTTCCGGAATTTCGGTTGAAAAATCTAAGGAATTGAGTGATACGCTTCGGGCAAGAACAATGAAACACAAAGAAGTTACCTATATCATGGTACAAGCAGGCCGTAATGATGATGGAACCGACCCGTGGACGGCATCACATTTCGAAGTTTCTGTAGGAATAAAGCCTTATAAAGACTGGCCAGCAGGGAAAACTAAAAATGATCTTATTGAAGAACTTTCTCAAGAATATAAGAAGCTACCCGGCTATTCTGTAGGTTTTTCTCAACCGATGATTGATGGCGTAATGGATAAAATTTCAGGAGCCCACAGTGAACTTGTAGTGAAAATCTATGGCGCTGATTTTAAAGAAACCCGCAGAATTTCAGATGATGTGATGAAAACATTAAAAAAAGTTCCAGGCGCAGTTGATTTAGCCATTGATCAAGAACCTCCGCTTCCTCAACTTCAGATTCATGCCAACAGAGAGAAAATTGCACAATATGGATTGAATGTTTCAAAGGTTGCCGAATTAATAGAAGTTGCCATCGGAGGGAAAGCCGTTTCTCAAATTTTTATTGGAAATAAAGTTTATGACATCATCTGCCGATATAATGATGACAGCCGTAATACGCCTGATAAAATTGCCAATCTGATGCTAACCTCAGAAACCGGAGCTAAAATTCCACTCTCGCAGGTAGCAGATATAAAACTGAGTACCGGAGAAAGTACCATCACCCGAGAAATGAATAAAAGACATTTAACCGTAAAATTAAATGTAAGAAACCGTGATCTTAATTCATTGCTTCAAGAAGCACAAAGCAGTATTGAAAAAAATGTGAAGTATGATCATTCCAAATATACAATCAGCTGGGGTGGCCAGTTTGAAAACCAAAACAGAGCGTATACGAGATTGGCGTTTATTGTGCCTTTAGCATTAACCATTATGTTCATCTTATTGTACGCGGCGTTTGGAGAATTTCGTCAGGCCGGGCTGTTAATCAGTATTGTTCCGTTGGCTTTATTTGGTGGAATGCTTGCCTTAAATATTCGAGGGATGACCTTAAATGTATCGTCGGCCGTAGGATTTATCGCCCTCTTTGGAGTGGCTATTCAAAATGGTGTTTTGATGATCTCGCACATTAATCATTTAAGAAAAGAAGGAATAGATTTATTACAAGCTGTCATAAAAGGCGCAAAAGACCGTTTTCGTCCAGTTTTGATGACAGCTACCGTTGCTATATTGGGATTATTTCCTGCATCATTAGCGACAGGAATTGGTTCTGATGTACAGCGACCTCTCGCTACCGTAATTGTTTACGGATTATTATTTTCTACCATTATTACACTCTTTGCCTTACCAGCTTTGTATTATTTGATAGAAAGAAAGTGGGGCCAAAATTTTAATACACAAAAAGATTAA
- a CDS encoding efflux RND transporter periplasmic adaptor subunit, with protein sequence MMNNTLVKIISNIKTVVVFAVIPFALYSCKNESKDKDDQENTKNYTVSNGIITLVEKSSIKSRLSLLKTSEQSFNLKLTTAGTVKSIPNNLAEIRVPFTGRILKSFVRLGQSVQPGSPIFEFSSPDYSTAQKEYFDSKQELKQAELTKRRQQDLFQHGVGVKSILEEANTEYEIKRSAMLNAAAALKIFNVNPEKASLGKPLVITSPIAGEVVINKMVIGNYSKEDAEPVAIVAELSKVWVVAQVKEKDIRFIHKLDNVEVNVDAFPDKKIIGKVYHINDIVNEETRSIEVLIECDNKNRDLKPGMYATVHLTDAPSSAILLPSKAVLQENDDEFVFVEVGKNKYQKRKIVTQGTSYGKIVVKSGLKAGETIVSNGGIYLLEAK encoded by the coding sequence ATGATGAATAATACCCTAGTCAAAATCATCAGCAACATTAAAACTGTTGTCGTATTTGCAGTGATTCCTTTTGCCTTATACTCTTGTAAAAATGAAAGTAAAGACAAGGATGATCAGGAAAACACTAAGAATTACACGGTGAGCAATGGGATCATTACTCTTGTTGAAAAATCAAGTATTAAAAGCCGCTTGAGCCTTTTAAAAACATCAGAACAATCTTTTAATTTAAAATTAACGACCGCAGGAACAGTAAAATCTATCCCGAACAATCTGGCGGAAATAAGAGTTCCTTTTACCGGACGAATTTTAAAATCTTTTGTTCGATTAGGACAATCCGTGCAACCGGGTTCTCCCATATTTGAATTCAGTTCGCCTGATTATTCCACTGCTCAAAAAGAATATTTCGACAGTAAGCAAGAATTAAAACAAGCAGAATTAACCAAAAGACGCCAACAAGATCTTTTCCAACATGGCGTGGGAGTAAAAAGTATATTAGAAGAAGCCAATACCGAATATGAGATCAAAAGATCGGCAATGCTGAATGCCGCTGCCGCTTTAAAAATTTTCAATGTAAATCCTGAAAAAGCAAGTTTAGGAAAACCTTTAGTGATCACCTCTCCTATCGCAGGAGAAGTTGTAATCAACAAAATGGTCATCGGTAATTATTCAAAAGAAGATGCAGAACCTGTAGCGATCGTAGCCGAGCTTTCGAAAGTTTGGGTAGTGGCTCAGGTAAAAGAAAAAGATATTCGATTTATCCACAAACTGGATAATGTGGAGGTGAATGTAGATGCTTTCCCGGACAAAAAAATCATCGGTAAAGTATATCACATCAATGATATCGTTAACGAAGAAACCCGAAGCATTGAAGTATTAATAGAATGTGACAACAAAAACAGGGATCTAAAACCGGGAATGTATGCTACCGTACATCTTACCGACGCTCCCTCATCCGCCATATTGCTTCCTTCAAAAGCAGTCCTTCAGGAAAATGATGATGAGTTTGTCTTTGTGGAAGTAGGAAAAAACAAATATCAAAAAAGAAAGATTGTAACTCAGGGAACTTCTTACGGAAAAATCGTAGTAAAATCAGGGCTAAAAGCAGGAGAAACCATTGTATCAAACGGTGGAATCTATTTATTGGAAGCTAAATAA
- the mgtA gene encoding magnesium-translocating P-type ATPase codes for MKLNFKATNPFHSAITSNGMNIGTITKLQNASKQNENFIYAMLETSEEGISEVTAYDRIQTFGTNEIQHQKAPAWYRQLLKSFLNPFIYILIIIAIVSFIIDIWLPAKEERDFKTVIVISVMIFISTLLRFIQEFRSNSAADKLKSMVKTTATVKRKFLEKKEIPISELVPGDVIHLSAGDMIPADCRIMQSKDLFISESMLTGEALPVEKNHLPIRDADKKQIIELNNLCFMGTNVVSGSATALIVATGKYTYFGSISKSITTERPETAFDKGINKLSFLLIRFMLVMVPVIFLINGFVKGDWLEALLFSVAVAIGLTPEMLPMIVTANLAKGAVNMSKHKVIVKRLDAIQNIGAMDILCTDKTGTLTLDKIVLEKHLNVLGVEDDEVLKWAYLNSFHQTGLKSLMDKAILEHIELHDYLKADEQYIKADEIPFDFQRRRMSVILKMHNGKHLLICKGAVEEMLELCSHAFDPGEDRSIHIENDVAVKMDDTMRNTVLNTSKKMNEEGLRVLLVAIREFDPFHPLTYSIEDEKNMTLTGFIGFLDPAKPSAQPSIEALQKLGVTVKVLTGDNEIVTQKICKDVGIPVHHIIKGHELDEMSEETLTEQIDQVSVFAKLNPLQKVRVVQALRDKGHTVGFMGDGINDAAALKQADVGISVDTAVDIAKESADIILLEKDLMVLRKGVIYGRRTFGNIIKYIKMTASSNFGNMFSMLGASAFLPFLPMLPVHLLIQNLLYDVSQISIPWDKMDEEFLTKPKKWDAVDVRRFMLFIGPISSIFDFITYAVMYYFFKANSPEHQTLFQSGWFVEGLLSQILIIHMIRTRKIPFIQSWASAPVVALTSLIMAIGILIPFSPFAAGLKLQPLPLSYFPWLVGILLSYCLLTQLVKNWFIKRFNSWL; via the coding sequence ATGAAACTAAACTTTAAAGCAACCAATCCTTTTCATTCTGCGATCACATCCAACGGAATGAATATAGGAACCATCACTAAGCTGCAAAATGCATCCAAACAAAATGAGAATTTCATCTATGCGATGCTTGAAACAAGCGAAGAGGGAATCAGTGAGGTAACAGCTTATGACCGTATCCAAACCTTTGGAACCAACGAAATACAACATCAAAAAGCACCTGCATGGTATCGGCAGTTATTAAAATCATTTTTAAATCCATTTATCTATATATTAATTATCATTGCCATTGTTTCATTTATCATTGATATCTGGCTACCCGCAAAAGAAGAACGCGATTTTAAAACGGTGATCGTTATTTCGGTAATGATCTTTATAAGCACCCTGTTGCGATTCATCCAGGAATTCCGAAGCAACAGCGCTGCCGACAAACTAAAAAGCATGGTGAAAACTACTGCTACGGTAAAACGTAAATTCTTAGAAAAAAAAGAAATCCCGATCAGTGAATTGGTACCCGGTGATGTGATACACCTTTCTGCCGGAGATATGATTCCTGCTGACTGTCGCATTATGCAAAGCAAAGACCTTTTCATTAGCGAAAGTATGTTGACGGGTGAAGCCCTTCCCGTAGAAAAAAATCACCTGCCGATTCGGGATGCAGACAAAAAACAGATCATTGAGCTTAATAATCTTTGCTTTATGGGAACCAACGTGGTAAGTGGCTCTGCAACCGCTTTAATTGTAGCCACAGGAAAATACACTTATTTTGGAAGCATCAGCAAATCAATTACCACTGAAAGACCGGAAACAGCTTTTGATAAAGGCATTAATAAACTGAGTTTTCTTCTGATTCGTTTTATGCTTGTCATGGTTCCTGTTATTTTCCTGATTAATGGATTTGTAAAAGGCGATTGGTTAGAAGCTTTATTATTCTCAGTTGCCGTAGCCATAGGATTAACCCCTGAAATGTTACCCATGATTGTTACTGCCAATCTTGCCAAGGGAGCAGTAAACATGAGTAAACATAAAGTTATTGTAAAAAGATTGGATGCCATCCAAAATATAGGAGCAATGGATATTCTTTGCACCGATAAAACAGGAACCTTAACACTCGACAAAATTGTTCTTGAAAAACACCTAAATGTACTTGGAGTTGAAGATGATGAAGTATTGAAATGGGCGTATCTGAACAGTTTTCATCAAACAGGATTAAAAAGTTTAATGGACAAAGCTATTCTGGAACATATCGAACTTCATGACTATCTGAAAGCGGACGAACAATACATTAAAGCTGATGAAATTCCTTTTGACTTTCAACGAAGAAGAATGTCTGTTATTCTTAAAATGCACAACGGTAAACATTTGTTAATATGTAAAGGTGCCGTAGAAGAAATGCTGGAATTATGCAGTCATGCCTTTGATCCCGGAGAAGACCGCAGCATTCATATTGAAAATGATGTAGCCGTTAAAATGGACGATACCATGCGTAATACCGTTCTCAACACGTCAAAAAAAATGAATGAAGAAGGACTACGTGTATTATTGGTAGCCATCCGAGAGTTTGATCCTTTTCATCCATTAACTTACTCTATTGAAGATGAAAAAAATATGACCTTAACCGGATTTATTGGCTTTCTGGATCCGGCTAAACCTTCTGCACAGCCTTCTATCGAAGCGTTACAGAAATTAGGTGTTACGGTGAAAGTATTAACAGGAGATAATGAGATCGTTACGCAAAAAATATGTAAAGATGTTGGTATTCCGGTTCATCATATTATCAAGGGTCATGAGCTTGATGAAATGTCGGAAGAAACATTGACAGAACAAATAGACCAAGTCTCTGTATTTGCAAAACTAAATCCGTTACAAAAAGTAAGGGTTGTACAGGCCTTACGAGACAAGGGACATACGGTAGGTTTCATGGGAGACGGAATTAATGATGCCGCCGCTTTGAAACAAGCTGATGTTGGAATCAGTGTAGATACCGCCGTAGATATTGCCAAAGAAAGCGCGGATATTATTCTGTTGGAAAAAGATTTAATGGTGCTTCGAAAAGGAGTTATTTACGGGAGAAGAACCTTTGGAAACATTATTAAATACATCAAAATGACCGCCAGCAGCAACTTCGGAAATATGTTCAGTATGTTGGGGGCCAGTGCTTTTTTGCCTTTCCTTCCGATGTTGCCTGTGCATCTTTTGATACAAAATTTATTGTATGATGTTTCTCAGATCTCCATTCCCTGGGATAAAATGGATGAAGAATTTTTAACCAAACCTAAAAAATGGGATGCAGTAGACGTTAGAAGATTTATGCTTTTTATTGGTCCGATAAGTTCCATATTTGATTTTATCACGTATGCAGTGATGTATTATTTCTTTAAAGCGAACAGCCCTGAACATCAGACTTTATTTCAAAGTGGATGGTTTGTGGAAGGATTGCTTTCTCAGATACTGATTATTCATATGATAAGAACCCGCAAGATCCCATTTATTCAAAGTTGGGCCTCTGCACCGGTGGTTGCACTGACCTCTTTAATTATGGCCATTGGAATTTTAATTCCGTTTTCACCTTTTGCTGCCGGACTCAAATTACAGCCGCTGCCTTTAAGCTATTTCCCATGGTTAGTAGGAATACTTTTATCGTATTGTTTACTGACCCAATTGGTTAAAAACTGGTTTATCAAAAGGTTCAACAGCTGGCTATAA